A region of Candidatus Liberibacter africanus PTSAPSY DNA encodes the following proteins:
- the rimM gene encoding ribosome maturation factor RimM (Essential for efficient processing of 16S rRNA), which produces MTKLDRMILMATVGKTHGLKGEVYIDSYANDPMDLDCYDLYSDNNREIKILKMYRKQKRFIATLYGIDNVHSASKLHNLKLYAKRQDFKDEELEEDEFFNADLEEMETFDCNGKHWGKVCGIYNFGAGSVIEIKSDTNKLFMIPFTKSAVLNINMKENKILIDPISAGLDNINIKDHNDVTQLESLGDIS; this is translated from the coding sequence GTGACCAAACTTGACAGGATGATTCTTATGGCTACCGTCGGAAAGACTCATGGTTTGAAAGGCGAAGTGTACATCGATTCATACGCAAATGATCCCATGGATTTAGATTGCTATGATTTGTATTCAGATAATAATCGTGAGATTAAAATATTAAAAATGTATCGCAAACAAAAAAGATTCATCGCTACATTGTATGGTATTGATAATGTTCATTCCGCATCTAAACTCCATAATTTGAAACTATACGCTAAACGCCAAGATTTCAAAGACGAAGAGCTAGAAGAAGATGAATTTTTCAATGCCGACCTAGAAGAAATGGAAACTTTTGATTGCAACGGCAAGCACTGGGGTAAAGTTTGTGGAATTTATAACTTTGGCGCAGGGTCTGTAATTGAAATAAAAAGCGATACAAATAAATTATTTATGATACCCTTTACTAAATCCGCAGTGCTAAACATCAATATGAAGGAAAATAAAATATTAATTGATCCCATCTCTGCAGGATTAGATAATATAAATATAAAAGACCACAATGATGTGACCCAACTAGAATCACTCGGGGACATATCATGA
- the trmD gene encoding tRNA (guanosine(37)-N1)-methyltransferase TrmD, which produces MTFHVSILTLYPEMFPGHLGKSIAGKALSRNLWSMNAIQIRDFATDRHHSVDDTPSGGGAGMILRADILGKAIDYATSQHTQKDIPRILLSPRGKPLTQERARLLANNSGFIALCGHFEGIDERIIQARNLEEISIGDYILSGGEPAALILLDVVIRLLPGVLGNKKSAIHESFANGFLEFPQYTRPQIWEGLTIPSVLNSGNHEKIRKWREEQSLALTKKYRPDLLSKKGIPNTQ; this is translated from the coding sequence ATGACTTTTCACGTTAGCATCCTCACACTCTATCCAGAAATGTTCCCAGGACATCTAGGAAAATCCATAGCGGGGAAAGCACTGTCGCGCAACTTATGGTCAATGAACGCAATCCAAATACGTGATTTTGCTACAGATCGACACCATAGCGTGGATGACACCCCTTCCGGCGGCGGAGCGGGGATGATACTTAGAGCAGATATTCTAGGCAAAGCAATCGATTACGCAACATCTCAACACACGCAAAAAGACATCCCTCGAATCCTCCTGAGCCCTCGTGGCAAACCCTTAACACAAGAACGAGCACGACTTCTTGCGAATAACTCTGGTTTTATTGCTTTGTGTGGACATTTTGAAGGCATCGATGAGCGTATTATCCAAGCGCGTAATCTTGAAGAAATTTCCATAGGCGATTATATCCTCTCTGGCGGAGAACCAGCCGCCCTTATCCTACTTGATGTTGTCATACGTCTTCTCCCAGGAGTTTTAGGTAATAAAAAATCAGCGATTCATGAAAGCTTTGCAAATGGATTTTTGGAATTTCCTCAATATACTAGACCACAAATATGGGAAGGATTAACAATACCTTCCGTTCTTAATTCTGGGAATCATGAAAAAATAAGGAAATGGCGCGAAGAACAGTCCTTAGCATTGACAAAAAAATATAGACCTGATCTTCTTTCAAAGAAAGGTATCCCCAATACGCAATAG
- the rplS gene encoding 50S ribosomal protein L19 yields MNIIDELDHKEMARIESQRVLPEFSPGDTICVKTVITEGDKSRVQSYEGICIARSGRGINKNFTVRKISYGEGMNRLFPLYSPMIQEVIVLRRGKVRRAKLYYLKNLRGKAARIQENTGKRAKRLNEEARLSAASKKRVSE; encoded by the coding sequence ATGAATATAATTGACGAATTAGACCATAAAGAAATGGCCAGAATAGAGTCACAGAGAGTCCTGCCTGAATTCTCTCCAGGAGACACGATATGTGTCAAAACAGTCATTACAGAAGGAGATAAAAGCAGAGTTCAATCTTACGAAGGGATATGTATAGCACGATCCGGACGAGGCATTAATAAAAATTTTACTGTTCGAAAAATTAGTTACGGAGAAGGCATGAATCGCTTATTCCCTCTATATTCTCCCATGATACAGGAAGTCATAGTACTCCGCCGCGGGAAAGTTCGTCGCGCTAAATTATATTATCTAAAAAATCTTCGCGGAAAAGCTGCGCGCATTCAAGAAAATACTGGAAAACGCGCAAAACGTCTTAATGAAGAAGCACGTTTATCCGCCGCTTCTAAAAAACGCGTATCTGAATAG